In Triticum aestivum cultivar Chinese Spring chromosome 5B, IWGSC CS RefSeq v2.1, whole genome shotgun sequence, the following proteins share a genomic window:
- the LOC123114056 gene encoding DIMBOA UDP-glucosyltransferase BX8, producing MALGGSTVAGRRRHVLLFPLAYQGHINPMFRLAGILHARGFAVTVFHTHFNAPDPSRHPEYRFVPVPDGMSGPAPVAIEDVVSHILALNSACEAPFRDRLAAVLEEYSRDAVACIVVDTHLLSMVEVATKLSVRTLVLRTGSAACLSCFVAYPLLIKRGYLPVQESELETEVTELPPYRVRDLMQLGRRHDLTCKLLERVVGAVKASSGLILNTFDALERRELVKLRRDLDTPVFDIGPLHLFSPAAAAESSLLRQDRSCLKWLDAQPAASVLYVSFGSLACMSARDLVETAWGIAGSGVPFLWVVRPGLVASDGLTRLPDGFEAATSGRGMVVEWAPQEEVLRHAAVAGFWTHGGWNSTTESVCEGVPMLCRPHFGDQMGNARYVEHVWRVGFEVAGALERGGVEAAIRRLVTGSEGAEMRARASELKKAAKECTGEAGSSALAIGKLVDHMLVLVL from the exons ATGGCGTTGGGGGGCAGCACggtcgccggtcgccgtcgccacGTGCTGCTATTCCCGCTGGCGTACCAGGGTCACATCAACCCCATGTTCCGGCTAGCCGGCATCCTCCACGCCCGCGGCTTCGCCGTCACCGTCTTCCACACCCACTTCAACGCCCCGGATCCATCCCGCCACCCAGAGTACCGCTTCGTCCCCGTCCCCGACGGCATGTCCGGCCCAGCACCCGTCGCTATCGAGGACGTCGTCTCCCACATCCTCGCGCTCAACTCCGCGTGCGAGGCGCCCTTCCGTGACCGCCTGGCCGCCGTCCTGGAAGAGTACTCCAGGGACGCCGTGGCGTGCATCGTCGTCGACACTCACCTGCTGTCCATGGTGGAGGTGGCCACGAAGCTCTCCGTGCGCACCCTCGTCCTCCGCACTGGCAGCGCCGCCTGCCTCTCGTGCTTCGTCGCCTACCCTCTCCTCATCAAGAGAGGCTACCTCCCTGTGCAAG AGTCGGAGCTGGAGACGGAGGTGACCGAGCTGCCGCCGTACCGGGTGCGCGACCTGATGCAGCTCGGCAGGCGCCACGACCTGACGTGCAAGCTGCTAGAGCGCGTGGTGGGGGCCGTGAAAGCGTCCTCCGGGTTAATCCTCAACACTTTTGACGCGCTGGAGCGGCGGGAGCTGGTGAAGCTCCGGCGTGACCTCGATACGCCGGTGTTCGACATCGGCCCGCTCCACCTGTTCtcgcccgccgccgcagccgagAGCAGCCTGCTGCGGCAGGACCGGAGCTGCCTGAAGTGGCTGGATGCGCAGCCAGCGGCATCCGTGCTGTACGTGAGCTTCGGCAGCCTGGCGTGCATGTCAGCGCGGGACCTAGTAGAGACTGCGTGGGGCATCGCCGGCAGCGGCGTGCCGTTCCTCTGGGTGGTCCGGCCGGGCCTTGTAGCCTCGGACGGGCTGACGCGGCTGCCGGACGGGTTCGAGGCGGCGACGAGCGGGCGCGGGATGGTGGTGGAGTGGGCGCCGCAGGAGGAGGTGCTCCGGCACGCGGCCGTGGCCGGGTTCTGGACGCACGGCGGGTGGAACTCGACGACGGAGAGCGTGTGCGAGGGGGTGCCGATGCTGTGTCGCCCGCACTTCGGCGACCAGATGGGGAACGCCAGGTACGTCGAGCACGTGTGGAGGGTGGGCTTCGAGGTCGCCGGCGCGCTCGAGAGGGGCGGCGTGGAGGCCGCCATCCGTCGGCTCGTCACTGGGAGCGAGGGAGCGGAGATGCGGGCCAGAGCCAGCGAGCTGAAGAAGGCGGCGAAGGAGTGCACCGGCGAGGCCGGCTCGTCGGCCCTCGCCATCGGTAAGCTGGTCGATCACATGCTGGTACTAGTACTGTAG